Proteins co-encoded in one Gossypium arboreum isolate Shixiya-1 chromosome 11, ASM2569848v2, whole genome shotgun sequence genomic window:
- the LOC108470795 gene encoding protein indeterminate-domain 12-like: MFPAATMSNSTSLSEEANVSSGTRVQDFGGLNPIVTHQQLPQKIKKKRSLPGNPDPDAEVIALSPKTLLATNRFICEICNKGFQRDQNLQLHRRGHNLPWKLKQRNSKEVKKKAYVCPEPTCVHHHPSRALGDLTGIKKHYCRKHGEKKWKCEKCSKIYAVQSDWKAHSKTCGTREYRCDCGTLFSRKDSFITHRAFCDALAEESARLSANQLAAAANPALNPSSLFPFQNPWDPIQTSNPNPNGPLQVKPESHHLTPYFQEPPLPPPKALFTSPFQSLHVSNNPPSNAAATSATPQLSATALLQKATTTGATATQIKNNNYYYSMATHLYPDFSGFTAADLATWQKSSDRFTRDFLGLTRDNQGGNGNVNLSMNPRDVLSYTGGVELQHFERGQPLLRPQGFGFPEPYAATSETWGDC, encoded by the exons ATGTTTCCTGCTGCAACTATGTCCAATTCTACTTCTTTGTCTGAGGAAGCTAATGTTTCTTCTGGTACTAGAGTTCAAGACTTTGGTGGCTTAAATCCTATTGTTACTCACCAGCAGCTGCCACAGAAAATTAAGAAGAAAAGAAGCCTCCCTGGAAACCCTG ACCCAGATGCTGAAGTGATTGCTTTATCTCCAAAGACGCTATTGGCTACCAACAGATTTATATGTGAGATCTGTAACAAAGGTTTCCAGAGAGATCAGAACCTTCAGCTTCATAGAAGAGGACATAACCTTCCATGGAAGCTGAAGCAAAGAAACAGCAAAGAGGTCAAAAAGAAAGCCTATGTTTGCCCTGAGCCTACATGTGTCCACCACCATCCTTCAAGGGCTTTAGGTGATCTTACTGGCATCAAGAAACACTATTGCAGAAAACATGGAGAGAAAAAATGGAAGTGTGAGAAATGCTCCAAGATCTATGCCGTTCAATCAGATTGGAAGGCTCATTCTAAGACCTGTGGAACAAGAGAATACAGATGTGATTGCGGAACCCTTTTCTCAAG GAAGGACAGCTTCATAACTCACAGAGCGTTTTGCGATGCATTGGCTGAAGAAAGTGCAAGACTCTCTGCCAACCAACTTGCCGCCGCCGCAAATCCAGCTCTCAACCCATCTTCGCTTTTCCCTTTCCAAAACCCATGGGACCCTATTCAAACCTCTAACCCTAACCCTAATGGCCCACTTCAAGTCAAGCCCGAGTCTCACCATCTCACGCCATACTTCCAAGAACCGCCACTCCCGCCTCCAAAGGCCCTGTTCACCTCACCTTTCCAAAGCCTCCACGTCAGCAACAATCCTCCCTCCAATGCTGCTGCCACGTCGGCCACTCCTCAGTTGTCAGCCACTGCACTCCTTCAAAAGGCTACCACCACTGGTGCCACCGCCACGCAGATAAAGAACAACAATTATTACTACAGCATGGCGACTCATTTATACCCAGATTTCTCGGGTTTCACGGCTGCAGACCTGGCCACGTGGCAAAAGAGCAGCGACCGTTTCACCAGGGACTTTCTAGGATTGACCAGGGACAATCAAGGTGGCAATGGGAACGTTAACCTTAGCATGAACCCGAGAGATGTATTAAGCTACACCGGGGGAGTGGAGTTGCAGCACTTTGAGAGAGGCCAACCCCTGTTGAGGCCCCAAGGTTTTGGATTCCCTGAGCCCTACGCCGCTACTTCGGAAACCTGGGGTGattgttaa